One region of Oligoflexia bacterium genomic DNA includes:
- a CDS encoding SIS domain-containing protein, producing MDNQTYVNQYLQETIKISQTVDQTKISAMIDELKTLQKNKGRLFILGVGGSAANASHAVNDFRKMARIETYAPTDNVSELTARINDESWESVFVSWLEVSQLSSNDCLLVFSVGGGSPTTSQNLVRAMELAKKTKAKILSIVSRNGGAAKELSDVCVLIPVVNDKHITPHAEGWQGVVWHMIVNALYVK from the coding sequence ATGGATAATCAAACCTATGTGAATCAATATCTACAAGAGACAATCAAAATTAGCCAAACTGTCGATCAAACAAAAATCAGTGCAATGATTGATGAACTAAAAACACTTCAAAAAAATAAAGGCCGTCTTTTTATATTAGGTGTTGGCGGTAGTGCGGCCAATGCCTCTCATGCTGTTAACGATTTTAGAAAAATGGCACGCATTGAAACATACGCACCAACTGATAACGTTTCTGAACTCACAGCCCGAATTAATGATGAAAGTTGGGAATCAGTTTTTGTAAGCTGGCTTGAAGTTTCACAACTCAGCAGCAATGATTGCCTGCTTGTTTTCTCTGTTGGCGGTGGTTCACCCACTACTTCACAAAATCTTGTGAGAGCGATGGAGCTTGCGAAAAAAACCAAAGCAAAAATTCTATCTATTGTTAGTCGCAATGGTGGAGCCGCAAAAGAATTATCTGATGTTTGCGTGTTGATACCCGTTGTAAATGACAAACACATCACACCCCACGCTGAAGGCTGGCAAGGTGTTGTTTGGCACATGATCGTCAACGCCCTTTACGTGAAATAA
- a CDS encoding glycosyltransferase: protein MSLLIPTYNEAEVVIPALFEIQKELGSDLSSSTEVIIVDDGTDELPSLIEKNRSQYKFAALKVMRNHPPLGKGNSLAAGFIEASAPIVGFLDVDLSTPPRYIHEALKCIQDDRADIFIGSRRSEGSQVTRQQSALKDALGIVLGVVARNILFLGMKFYPDTQCGFKFYKNHIAKILYRDLVAPDGLNDLEVLIRANLLGYRVFEKGVQWTDIRESKRSLSRIFVGEVKAIGRIMVKYHLFRSTQREILHKLSQNRTKMSL from the coding sequence TTGAGTTTACTCATACCGACTTATAATGAAGCTGAAGTCGTGATTCCGGCTCTTTTTGAAATACAAAAAGAATTGGGAAGTGATCTTTCATCTTCTACAGAAGTCATTATCGTTGATGATGGCACAGATGAACTTCCTTCACTTATAGAAAAAAATCGCTCCCAATATAAGTTTGCAGCGCTTAAAGTAATGCGCAATCACCCACCCTTGGGTAAAGGCAACTCATTAGCTGCAGGTTTTATAGAAGCAAGTGCTCCTATTGTTGGTTTTTTAGACGTAGATCTCTCAACACCACCTCGTTATATCCATGAAGCATTAAAATGCATTCAAGATGACCGAGCCGATATTTTTATTGGCTCTAGACGCTCTGAAGGATCTCAAGTCACAAGACAACAATCTGCGCTCAAAGATGCTTTGGGAATAGTTTTGGGAGTAGTTGCTCGAAATATTTTATTTTTAGGAATGAAATTTTATCCTGATACACAATGTGGTTTTAAGTTTTATAAAAACCACATCGCTAAAATTCTCTACCGTGATTTAGTCGCACCTGATGGGCTTAATGATTTAGAAGTTTTAATCAGAGCTAACCTCTTGGGTTATCGCGTATTTGAAAAGGGCGTTCAATGGACAGACATCCGCGAGAGTAAACGATCATTAAGCCGTATCTTTGTTGGTGAGGTTAAAGCCATCGGTCGCATTATGGTGAAATACCATTTATTTAGAAGCACACAGAGAGAAATACTTCACAAATTATCACAAAATCGAACAAAGATGAGCCTTTAA
- a CDS encoding GDP-mannose 4,6-dehydratase, translating to MAGKKIAVVTGGAGFIGSHMVDLLLNEGFQVRVIDNLTGGRLANLAHHKSNTDLTVDTRDLRSLKPDDKLFSDAQFVFHYAGKGDIVPSIVQPLEYMSVNVMGTIHALECARAAKVQKFVYAASSSCYGLTDELPTKETSLIKAEYPYALSKYQGEMATFHWGKVYNLPVNSVRIFNAYGPRSKTTGAYGAVFGVFLAQVLANKPLTVVGDGTQTRDFVFVKDLVRAFYEVAKSAPTLEMYNVGAGKPQSVNRLVELLGAKEIVHLPKRPGEPDCTWADITKITTSTKWRPQVSFEDGVNEMLKNIDYWREAPVWDPESIKAATADWFNYLS from the coding sequence ATGGCCGGTAAAAAAATTGCGGTAGTCACTGGCGGTGCAGGCTTTATCGGCAGTCACATGGTTGATCTTCTCCTTAATGAAGGTTTTCAAGTACGTGTTATCGATAATTTAACGGGTGGGCGGCTTGCGAATTTGGCCCATCATAAATCAAATACAGATTTAACTGTCGACACACGGGATCTACGCTCTTTAAAACCTGACGACAAACTCTTTTCAGACGCACAATTTGTTTTTCACTACGCAGGTAAGGGCGACATTGTTCCTTCAATCGTTCAACCTTTAGAATATATGTCAGTCAACGTCATGGGGACTATCCATGCGCTTGAATGCGCGCGCGCTGCGAAAGTTCAAAAATTCGTATATGCCGCGTCATCATCTTGTTACGGATTAACCGATGAACTCCCTACAAAAGAAACATCACTTATCAAAGCTGAATACCCGTATGCATTAAGTAAATATCAAGGGGAGATGGCTACTTTTCATTGGGGGAAAGTTTATAACCTCCCAGTAAACTCAGTGCGTATTTTCAACGCCTATGGGCCACGCTCTAAGACAACGGGTGCCTATGGAGCCGTGTTCGGTGTGTTTCTCGCTCAGGTTTTAGCAAATAAACCATTGACCGTAGTTGGGGATGGCACTCAAACCAGAGACTTCGTTTTTGTGAAAGATCTTGTCAGGGCTTTTTATGAAGTGGCAAAGTCAGCTCCAACACTAGAAATGTATAATGTTGGAGCAGGAAAGCCTCAATCTGTGAATCGGTTGGTAGAACTTTTGGGTGCAAAAGAGATTGTTCATTTGCCAAAACGTCCTGGAGAACCTGATTGTACTTGGGCAGATATCACTAAGATTACAACAAGTACTAAATGGCGCCCGCAAGTCAGTTTTGAAGATGGTGTTAACGAAATGCTTAAGAATATTGATTATTGGCGTGAGGCACCTGTGTGGGATCCTGAATCAATCAAAGCGGCTACAGCTGACTGGTTCAATTATCTAAGCTAG
- a CDS encoding NAD(P)/FAD-dependent oxidoreductase has translation MQEKVKIDVLIIGAGIIGCAVASRISQLQKMNGKTIVIAEAGPRIAEGVTSRNSGVVHAGIYYPPHSLKAKTCVRGNALLYEWAQKHNVPIKNLGKLIVASGEKQIEVLQQIFINANESGAKDLSFLSRDEVTKREPSLKMDAAIWCPTTGIVDQFALTKSFLSDAQSRDVILTVNNSVKNITKMPSGSYQVMTSEGLLETEIIINCAGLNSDEIAAMAQINKYKIYPCRGDYFTFHSKVKFNHLIYPVKEPGAPGLGVHLTIDIDGKYKLGPDTEYVMTKNQFTPAEHKLEKFKTAAEKIFGPLEASQLSYDSCGIRPKLRSPEEKEERDFIVSEDQPGFINMVGIESPGLTASLALADMIVGII, from the coding sequence ATGCAAGAAAAAGTTAAAATTGATGTCTTAATTATTGGCGCGGGTATTATCGGTTGCGCTGTTGCCTCACGCATTTCTCAGCTTCAAAAAATGAATGGTAAAACTATCGTTATCGCCGAAGCTGGGCCGCGCATTGCCGAGGGAGTTACGAGTCGCAATAGTGGCGTCGTACATGCTGGAATTTATTATCCGCCTCATTCACTAAAAGCGAAAACATGTGTACGGGGCAATGCGCTCCTTTATGAATGGGCTCAAAAACATAATGTGCCCATAAAAAATCTGGGTAAACTCATCGTTGCTAGTGGTGAAAAACAAATTGAAGTTTTACAACAAATTTTTATAAATGCTAATGAGTCGGGTGCTAAAGATCTGTCTTTTTTAAGTCGTGATGAGGTCACTAAACGCGAGCCAAGTCTTAAAATGGATGCAGCAATATGGTGCCCAACAACTGGCATTGTTGATCAATTTGCACTTACAAAAAGTTTTTTATCTGATGCTCAATCGCGAGATGTAATTTTGACTGTGAATAACTCAGTTAAAAACATTACAAAAATGCCAAGCGGAAGTTATCAGGTAATGACGTCAGAAGGTTTACTTGAGACAGAGATTATAATTAATTGCGCGGGATTAAACTCTGATGAAATAGCTGCAATGGCACAAATTAATAAATACAAAATTTATCCATGCCGCGGTGATTATTTTACTTTTCATTCGAAGGTAAAATTTAATCACTTGATTTATCCTGTGAAAGAGCCAGGAGCACCCGGATTGGGTGTGCACCTAACCATCGACATTGATGGAAAATACAAGCTCGGGCCCGATACTGAATATGTCATGACGAAGAATCAATTCACTCCAGCAGAGCATAAACTTGAAAAATTTAAAACTGCTGCAGAGAAGATTTTTGGCCCGTTAGAAGCATCGCAACTGAGTTATGATTCATGTGGAATTCGCCCCAAATTACGTTCCCCCGAAGAGAAAGAAGAAAGAGATTTTATTGTCTCTGAAGATCAGCCTGGTTTTATTAATATGGTGGGAATTGAATCCCCGGGATTAACTGCGTCCCTGGCGCTAGCTGATATGATAGTTGGAATCATTTAG
- a CDS encoding sugar transferase, translating to MTKRKSFDALLFLILGAFDFFAVYCGYLTAYLLYENWIGILPQEFDEMAALATIPAGLCIFSFVLASVYRCQPGPLGLDQLRRLLSAYFWSAITAYSLTFFTKAHDYSRLTAVFGFLISIFYIFIGRALLVRFTAPIRRTYLLNLKILILGAGKVGTALARNLVINATSGYELVGFLDDQFPQMQNVQVKVGEKIITMPILGKLSDLETVCRKHQANEVIVAMTHATHTLHQDLFEKVKDLLISFSIVPSALDLMLTGAEAYSIGRIPLFRIGERPAFVLSPLLKRSFDLGGALIIGILASPIWIFTSIWIKINSRGPILFAHERVGKNSERFILYKFRSMHFESDPYQVTPRNFTDSRITSVGRFIRRTSIDEIPQLLNIFKGNMSLVGPRPEMPFIVESYDELQKLRLTVKPGLTGVWQISADRANPIHENIDYDLYYLENQSFWLDLAILIKTFSSVLRGVGAY from the coding sequence ATGACCAAACGTAAATCATTTGATGCATTATTGTTTCTTATATTAGGAGCATTTGACTTTTTTGCCGTTTATTGCGGTTACCTCACAGCTTATCTCCTTTATGAAAATTGGATTGGAATTTTACCGCAAGAATTTGATGAAATGGCAGCCCTTGCCACAATACCCGCCGGTCTTTGTATTTTCTCATTTGTTTTAGCGTCGGTTTATCGATGTCAACCAGGGCCTTTGGGGCTTGATCAACTCAGAAGATTACTTTCAGCTTATTTTTGGAGTGCCATCACGGCCTACAGTTTGACTTTCTTCACCAAGGCCCATGATTACTCACGATTGACAGCGGTTTTTGGTTTTCTGATCAGTATTTTTTATATTTTCATTGGCCGAGCACTTCTTGTGCGCTTTACAGCGCCGATTCGACGCACCTATTTACTCAATCTTAAAATTCTAATTTTAGGTGCCGGAAAAGTAGGCACAGCCCTTGCGCGTAATCTTGTAATCAATGCTACAAGTGGATACGAACTTGTTGGTTTCTTAGATGATCAATTTCCTCAGATGCAAAATGTGCAAGTTAAAGTTGGTGAAAAAATAATCACCATGCCCATTTTAGGAAAACTCTCTGATCTAGAAACCGTTTGTCGTAAACATCAAGCAAATGAAGTCATTGTTGCAATGACTCATGCAACACATACACTTCATCAAGATCTCTTTGAAAAAGTTAAAGATCTTCTTATTTCATTCTCAATTGTACCAAGTGCACTTGATTTAATGCTCACAGGTGCTGAGGCTTATTCTATAGGCCGTATCCCTTTATTTCGCATCGGGGAACGACCTGCATTTGTACTTTCGCCGTTACTCAAGCGCAGTTTTGATCTTGGAGGTGCACTAATAATTGGTATATTAGCTAGCCCTATTTGGATTTTCACATCTATTTGGATAAAGATTAATTCTCGCGGGCCAATTCTTTTTGCGCATGAACGAGTGGGCAAAAATAGTGAGAGATTCATATTATACAAATTTAGGAGCATGCATTTTGAATCTGACCCATACCAAGTGACGCCAAGAAATTTCACCGATTCTCGCATCACTTCAGTGGGAAGATTTATTCGACGAACATCTATTGATGAGATTCCTCAGCTTCTAAATATATTTAAGGGTAATATGTCCTTAGTTGGACCGCGTCCTGAAATGCCATTTATCGTTGAGTCTTATGATGAACTTCAAAAGCTCCGGTTGACCGTGAAGCCGGGTCTTACGGGTGTTTGGCAGATTAGCGCTGATCGCGCTAATCCGATTCATGAGAACATTGACTACGATCTTTATTACTTAGAGAACCAATCATTTTGGCTTGATCTTGCCATATTGATTAAAACTTTCTCTAGCGTGCTCCGTGGTGTTGGCGCTTACTAA